A genomic stretch from Telopea speciosissima isolate NSW1024214 ecotype Mountain lineage chromosome 7, Tspe_v1, whole genome shotgun sequence includes:
- the LOC122669368 gene encoding 22.7 kDa class IV heat shock protein-like, translating into MRSSALVLCIAMALEGLLMALSAKALMPYTRSLWDMTLPSEDPFRILEQIPFTIPKGVGLETTTLALARADWKETEQAHVIITVDVPGMKKEDVKIEVEENRVLRINGERKREAKVEGEKWHSVERTTAKFWRQFRLPCNADLESIKAHLENGVLKITVPNLAEEKKRQPKVVNIVEEVNPSGGEDIKPSKAEM; encoded by the coding sequence ATGAGGAGCTCTGCTTTGGTGTTGTGCATTGCAATGGCCTTGGAGGGTCTATTGATGGCCCTGTCGGCTAAAGCACTGATGCCCTATACAAGGAGCTTGTGGGATATGACATTGCCCAGCGAAGACCCTTTTCGGATATTAGAACAGATCCCATTTACCATACCTAAAGGGGTTGGGTTGGAAACGACGACATTGGCTCTGGCTCGGGCAGATTGGAAGGAGACAGAGCAAGCACACGTGATAATTACGGTGGACGTTCCAGGGATGAAGAAGGAGGATGTGAAGATCGAGGTGGAGGAAAATAGGGTTTTAAGGATCAATGGTGAGAGGAAGAGGGAAGCAAAGGTTGAGGGCGAGAAATGGCACAGCGTTGAACGAACCACCGCCAAGTTCTGGAGACAATTCAGGTTGCCTTGCAATGCAGACTTGGAATCCATTAAAGCGCATCTGGAGAATGGGGTTTTGAAGATCACTGTTCCTAATTTGGCTGAGGAGAAGAAGCGTCAGCCCAAGGTCGTCAACATTGTCGAAGAGGTTAACC